The sequence CTCTGTGTGAATTTTTTTCCATTGAATTGAAAACCGCTGCAGAAGAATAATTTCTATGAAGTCCGAAGATGAAATATTTCGCCAAAAAACCATCCACAAAAGCATACGAAAATCCGTTGCCACTATGACGATGTTCCAAACTCCGGAAATCTGTATGCGCATCAAAATTGATGCAGTTTATGGGTTTTTTTAATGCTTGCGAAGTTCCTTTTAAATTTCCAAAACTGTTGTTATGACCGCCACCAATGATAATGGGAAACTTACCAGCTTCAACAATTGCTTTTATAACTAAAGAAATTTTATCATCAATCTGACTCACCAAACCGCCTAGTTCTTCGGCATAATGAATTTCTTCTTTTGAAATACTTTCGGCCTGCTTCATTTGGGTTTCGCAATCAATTTCGCCTAAAAGAATTACATTTTCAGCATTCGTTAAATGATTATGCTGAATATTCAAAAGGCTTCCTAGCGCGGCTTCCCAAGCTTTTGAAGTTCCGGGATTACCAAAATTTGCCCGAAC comes from Aequorivita sublithincola DSM 14238 and encodes:
- a CDS encoding formimidoylglutamase, coding for MSLLKIYSEKNSTSFLKKRAGETKFGEKVSFVKSLEDLKNHAAKYVLLGIPEDIGVRANFGNPGTSKAWEAALGSLLNIQHNHLTNAENVILLGEIDCETQMKQAESISKEEIHYAEELGGLVSQIDDKISLVIKAIVEAGKFPIIIGGGHNNSFGNLKGTSQALKKPINCINFDAHTDFRSLEHRHSGNGFSYAFVDGFLAKYFIFGLHRNYSSAAVFNSMEKNSHRVNFNLFEDISVNQKLSFSVALKDAENFCCNENFGIELDMDAIEMMGSSAISPSGFSLNEARQFVSYFTKNENASYLHICEGSPSAGVFPNQVGKAITYLVSDSIS